Part of the Quercus robur chromosome 5, dhQueRobu3.1, whole genome shotgun sequence genome, atgatatatGACAGGCCTTAATTAGTTTGTTAAAGATCCATTATTGACCTATAGTTTTGGGACTAAAActtaattgttattattgtaCTTTCTCATCAAATGAAGTCATATtaatcttctttaaaaaaaaaagaagtcatatTAATGGCAAAACATGGATAATGAAAATGGAGAAGGATAAAATACCTTGGATGCTACCCAAAACTTTGATGACTGACTTGTGCCATCCACCCTCAAAGCACAAgtctatcaaaaacaaaaaaaaaacaaaactctgTAAGCAAAAGAGTGATTAACAAGAAGGGTCGTATTATTATCAAATGCAAGATTTTGGTTTGACATGTAATGAATGAAGGATTAGCTAAACCCTGATTTTCTAATGCATTCGGGAAATGACTTGCAAGTAAGGAAACTATCAATCATATCACAAtattatggtaaacttttatttttttctatctttattttcCGTTTTGTAATCAATTGTATTCAATCAACCTATATTGCTGCGGCATAACCGGTTAGTCTAATCAGAAAAACGCTACGTTTTTAAACCATTACCATGAGCAAATTACTTCTGACTTTTTGAGAGATTATATTTTGTGagcaaattattaaaaaaaaaaaaaattgtgaacaaTGCTgtagacacaaaaaatttgacacccatcacttacttttatatttataattaacaaTCTATCACATCATTTGGGAGTGACATTTTTGTGTCTATAGACTTCTCTTATTTTGTAGATAATACTGCACAAACTAGTTGctctaaaattaaataagagattATTTTATGAGCTCCTAATCTTGAATTAGTGGGCTCAAGCATTTGAGTGTTCTTACAATCCAActtaaaaaatgatatgacagaCTAGTCACATTATGTCCTACACTAAAAGttctcaaaaattttatttccaagAATTGGCTTAGCAATTTTTTGGGACTTATGATATCCATAAAATCCTTAGTTTGAAATCTCGAGTTAAGATCATTCTTAAGTGATTTCTCTCTATAataactggtttttttttttttttttttgggtgtgagaATGctatctataataataataataatatgacttGTGAGAGATGAGAGAATTATGATATCCATGAAATTATGAGTTTAAAATCTATAGCTAAAATCACTATTAAGGAATTAATCTCTACAATAACTAGGGCTATCCACAAGTCAACCTAGGTTCAAGTTTGTGCCTAATCCAAAACCAACCTGACTACTTTGAGTGGCAGGATAGCTAACCCACTGTTGATCGCTAGAAACCACGAGTCGACTCGATTTTGGTTTAAGTGGATGGTAATCGCTTTCAGTCGAAACCAACAAAGGAGTAGCGATCTCAATAGTGTTGGAGATCTTGTTGGACCTCAACAGATCTAGTTGAAATTTTGTCGGATCTTGACTGATTTGGGCAAGAACTCATTGGATCTAGTCGAGATCTTGTTGAATTTAAGGctgagagagagggaaagggcGATGAATGACGAGATGTTGGAGTGAAGGTTGGTAGGGTTAGTCGAAATCAATTTTTCATGCGAAGACCCATCAATCGACCCATTAGTTTCAATTCATGGAGGTAGAGATCCATTACTGACCATAGCTAGCATTGGGTCAGACAGTTTTCAATTTGGCTGAGATGGTTTGGGTGGGTGGATCGATTGGTGGGTCTGGTTGGACACTCTTAGTAATAAATGTTCAATGTATCAGAGAAGACGAAACATACACCCTATAAAATAATTAGGTAGTATAAGAGATGTAGTCAAATTTACTATAATCATAATAAAGCGGAAGAATTTTTTGCTAACGTACGTTTGATAGATTGTAATAAACaatgtaatgtaatagttatttctaTGGTTTACTATTCAAtagtttgattatatttttattacaaagaatAGTAATCCTTATGAATAAcgattttttaaatgaaaaattattattcaactcTAAATGGGATGTAATTGCTATTTCTTAGTAGGTGtattaatttatgaaattaatatatttccaaataaataaactttccataagcacataataattataaaaataaaaaatcataaaaaataactaatctctcattcaatttttttttaaaaaaaatattatttttagaaaatataattatatggtaagaaatttcataaaatatatcttaagtttgttttaaaatgctttcattttattgttttcagggtttttttattgtattatcaccaaacaaatgaatagtaataaacatTACATTATAACGTTTTGTATTACttgtaatatatatttctatttctatataattaaaattaaaaaatattcttaaataataattattattattatagtctACAAAATGGGCCCTAAGTAATCAACCTGCTTATCAACTATCTACAAGAGGAAGAAGAGTCGCAGGCGATTAGGGCCTATTCGGTAAGAGTTttcttgtttgaattttttagaaatatataggggtaaaaatatatataaaaatacatgtaatattattaaatatttaaaaaacagTAACAAATGTGCCTCGAGTTCTTACATTCCAAGTGTAcccaaaaaggcaaaaacaaaacagagaaaaagagaTTGTCTATCAGTTCCATTATCAAACTCTTCactgctctctctttctctctccgtGCTGCTGTGTTCAGCCATGGAGGGAGTAGTAGTACAAAACCAAattcaaccaccaccacaacaacaacaacaacaacaacaaggtcaacaacaaaaccaaaaccaaaaccaacagcaacagcaacaacaagTGGAGAGGCTGAACCAAGCGGTGCAGCAGCAACTGAACCTGGACGCGGTGAAGACTCGAGCCGTCAGTCTCTACAAAGCCATCGCTCGCATCCTCGATGACTTCGACGCCTACGCTCGCACCAACACCACTCCCAAATggtccttctctctctctctctcacacacacttcCTTCTTTGTTTCGCCTTTCAAATTGTTCACTTTTCAGCATCGTAAAGATTTCCTAGGGTTTTGTTTCAATTCGAAGCTCGATTTTCTAGAAATTGAGTGGATTTTTAGTTTGCATTTTGGATTTGAGGGTTTACAAATTGAGGTATTTGAAGAACAACAATTTGCTAGTGTATCTGAGAAACTAAAAGCGATTCAATTTCTAGAAAAATTGAGCTTTGAATTCTTATTCTTCGTTATTTGTTTGGTTACCGAGAAAGCCAAGGATTCAATGATTTCACCAttcatgttatttattttgttctgcattatatatttttcctagggttttgtttttggtttaaagagaaatagaagaaatttagaaaaaaattataaaaatttgaagctcagtttttgagaaatcattgaaaaaattataacacttcttacatgtatttttattaCACTCAAATATGTAGTTCCACGACACTGAAAACTGAACAACCGTGGCTTTAGTTTAGTTTGCATTTGGATTTTAAGAACAATTGCTAGTATAACTGAGAAACTAAAGCTATTCAATTTCTAGAAAACTGAGCTTCAAATTCTTGTTCTTCGTATTTGTTTCATTACTGAGAAACTGacttttcaataattttgcGATTCAGGTTTAATTTTGTTCTGCATTGTagatttttagggttttgttcttgttttctgttttttgtttttttgtttttttttttccctgtttaaagagaaatagaagagttttttttttaaaaaaaaattataaaatttgaagcTCAGTTTTTTAGAAATTGAGTGGCTTTGGTTTGCATTTGGATTTGAGGGTTTAAAAATTGAGGTATTGGAAGAAGAACAATTGCTAGTGTAACTGAGAAACTAAAGCAAttcaatttctagaaaattgagCTTCGAATTCTTATTATTCGTTATTTGTTTCATTGCTGAGAAACTGAGGGTTCAATAATTTTGCGATTCAGATTGTTAATTTTGTTCTGCATTGTAGTTTTCTAgggttttgtttttctgtttttaaaaaataataaatcttgaAGCGTAGATTTGTAGAATTTGAGTTGCTTTAGGTTACATTTGAATTTGAGGTTTTATAATTGAAGAACAATTGTTAGTGTAGCTGAGAAATCATCACTCTCTAGCTTTCTCTTCGACAATTCGAATCCTTAATCTTCGTCATTTGTTTCGTTACTGAGAAAGCTGAGGATTCAATAATTTCTTCACCATTCATATTGTTGATTTTTCTGCATTGTAAAGATTTCCTAGGGTTTTGTTCTTCTGTTTCAATATTAATAGAAggaaatttagaaaaatagtaaaatttgaaGCTAGTTTAATAGAAATTTAGCCGCTTTAGTTTCTCAGTTATACTAGCAAAAGAGAGAGGCATATATTGCGATATTGCGCATCCATTGACATAATGATGGTTTATTGCtggttattttttagatttaattttGCCAACATACCCCTTTTTATTGGCAATTGTAATTGTGTTAACATACTTGTGTTGTGTATCAGGCAAGATATTTTAGGGCAATATTCTATGGTGAACCTTGAGCTTTTCAACATTGTTGATGACATTAAGAAGGTTTCAAAGGCTTTTGTAGTACATCCAAAGAATGTAAATGCAGAGAATTCTACAAGTATGCACTTGTCTTCTTAACACGAGTAAGGCATATGTAGAAAAACTAAGGTGCATGCATTGATGGTCACACTAAATCATTGTAAGAAAATACACCTtacttaattaatatatttatctagTGAAATGCAATTACTGAAGACACAACTGTGCACGTGTCTGGCTGGGATTAATTCCATGGGCCAAGCACTTATGTCAGTGTGTCTAACTTTGTTATTACACCAACATAGAcatgtatatattatatatttgttgtcCTTTGGTGAATCGTTGTTGTATGTGCTGTTGTAATGCGAAATCTGTGGATCAtctattacttttttgtctgatagctcattctttgtggatGTATATGCTTCGGTTGTTTGGGATCgattgggtcatgccaggttcagttgtggacttatttttttgttggtatcattggcttgggaagcacagttttgatatttggaatttggttctaggttgtttaatgtggactatttggactgaACGGAATCGGCGGTCTTTTGAGGATGAGGGGAAAACTGTGGTCCAGTTATTAGAGTTATGCCAACGGACCCTCTTTGATTGGGCTCGATGTTGGGGTTTCTTGGATAGTTCTACCCTTATGGATTTTCTTTCGTCTATTAGAATAGATTAGGGGCTGCTTCAgtctttttgttccttttttttcctttgttcactaccgtgaactctttgtgtttttcttgctttccttttattaataatattctcttgttacttatcaaaaaaaaaaaaaaaaaaaaatcaggactTTTAACTTATTCCATGTGTCTATGAGTCCTCTTTGCTTAATGTTCTCATAACAGAAAAATCTCTTATAAAGATTTCCTTAGATACATCATCATCACCAATTTTCTCCATCTGTATATCTAAGATAAGTACTGAAGTTTTCTCCATCTGTATATCTAAGTTAAGTACCAAAGTTGTACATTATGTCCGATTTATCAACTTCTCCAGCTGGCCTCCCCCAGCTGGGAGTAATTTGAGCTCCAGACTTTACTCATGACCTTCAACAAATGGGTTGTATTACTGATATCAATGATTGGATTAATTGTACTACAATCAGGTATTAATTGAGAGAATTTGACACATAGCTACAGTAATAAATGTAGAGGCTCCATTATGTGAGCCTCCTCttatctaattaaattattgattacTCATCCAAATTGGGAAAAAAGGGTTAAGGTTTGATATGGTAGCTTGCATTGAATGcacttttctttgtttcaacTATGGTGAAAAAAATGTTACTATTTACTCATATCATTTCAAGAAGTAAGAAGCCTACACAATCGCACTCTCTGAGccttcaaactgcatatcatCAAGGTTTTGTAATGATTATTTAATTGATTGTTatattgacctttttttttgttgttgttgaattaTCTACCTCTTGTTAACTCAAATACACCTTATCTGTATAACCagaaggggaggggggggggggggattatTGTGCTGTATTATGAGATGTACTTGCTTTTGTGATGCATATGTAACTTTAAGTCTTCAAACTTTAAATCTTAGCAATTATATATAATCTTGTTCTGTATAAGAGTCAAAATTAAGCTCTGGAAGGACCCACAATTACCCTGGTCACTTTTGGTCTAATTAGGTCTTTGAACACATTTTGTGAATATTTTCCAATGAAACACATAATATAGCTATCAAAGTTTTTAATCAATTTGTGGGATTCTGTGATTACAGTACTACCAGTTATGCTGTCTTCAAAACTGTTGCCTGAGATGGAAGTGGAGGACAACTCCAAGAGGGAGCAGTTGCTTCTTGGGATGCAAAACTTGCCATTATCTTCACAAATTGAGAAGTTAAAGGTTTTTCAAAGTTCATTGAGCATCCAAATTtcagtatttatttattttcatgaatTCCATGCATTTAGAAATCTCCATTTTACAGGCTAGAATTGATATGATTGGAGCAGCTTGTGAAAGTGCAGAAAAAATGATAGCTGACATGCGTAAAGCCTATATGTTTGGAACCCGTCAAGGGCTGACAATTGCCCCAACTTTGGATAAGGGTCAGGCTGCAAAAATTCAAGAACAAGAGAATTTACTTCGAGCTGCTGTAAATTATGGCGAAGGCATTACTCTCAACTGTCTCTTTACATTCAATGCCCTTTAGATTATCTGCTTTTCATCTAGCTCTAAATTTATATTGGTTAATTGCTTTCTTGTATCTAGAGATGAAAGGCCTTTGCATGCAGTCTAGTCTTGTAACTTTGTTTCGGCAATTTGTCGTCAAATAGTACCACCTCTATGACAAAGAAAAAGTTCGACAAAAATGATTTACTGTATGTTTCTTGTCACTAAGGACGGCTTTCACAGATGCTTTGTGCATATTAGAGTAGCTGCAGATGGATTTTCTCTTATTGTGTTTTTTCTGAATTCTTCTTATTATTGTTAGCAGTTAGTAACATTCTTAAACATTGACACAGATTGCTGCTTCCAGTGCATATATAAATAAGTTTAATTTCCTTAACCCCTCACCTCCCCCCAAATATAAGCTACTTTTGTGATGTATGCTATTGTAGCAATGACAAAAGGATTGAGAATTTTAAGGGCCTCATTTTGTGTTCTTAATTAAGCACATTCTTTTCTGGCACCAGCCCTTTGGCTTAGTTATCTGATTGATGATTAATGGGAGACACATTAAAGTGCCATATAGAATTGATTGCTTAGGTTCCCGGAGTCTTTCTCCAAATTTTCCAGACACAAGTTCGTTGATGGATCAATTCCATCCCCTGTCAAAGAATTGTGTCCTCATTTTGAGGATTCGTTGGTCTAGACCCGCTTGAAATGATCTTAATTGTTGATCTAGAGTCCAAGTTGCAAATTATTCTTTCATCACGTTAAATATGGGCTTTACTTTCTAAGATAATCTTTACATTTGCATATAATTAAGGGTTCCTTGGTCTGCTTAAAATTTAGAGCAGTACATAATTTAGTAATAATGTTTTGGTGAGTGTGGCTGCTTGTCAAAATGGACATTGAGGTGCAAGATCAGTTGCATATTAAGGACGGTGGGCCAAAGCATATTTTCAGAGGTTTTGACTAATAGCTATGTAGAGTATcttgaaaataatataacctCTAATAAAAGCTTCAAGTTTTTGTGCCAGAAAGATGTATTTGGTCTAGGCATACTTGTAAGTCTACATTTAGAAATGATTGGTTTATGCATGTAGGATTACGAATACCAGGAGACCAGAGGCAGATCACACCTGCACTTCCATCGCATTTGGTGGATGTGATCACTGTAGGTGATGGAGTGCAAAGTTTTGCTGATGCATCTGGTAATAATCAGTCACTTGTTGAAGCatgatctttttatttttggattataTATATTGGATTGAATATCAATTCTATTTTGGTGGCTTTTGCAAAAATTTGTTCTAGGAATGTATTCAAAGAATACCCCTGTGTCATCAAATAACATCAGTGGACAGGGCACTTTGTTGCAGGTACGATCCTTgactttatttttaagtttcacATCGTGAAGTTTTACAtgattcattaattttttactcaaaTTGTGAATTAAAGAGGCTGGCCTACTAATGTTAAAGCCTAAACATCATTCATGTGGTTGTCCTCTAATTTTGATTTACGATTACTGATATCCTACACACCCTAGTGCGCATAAGTGGGGCATGCTATGCTTTTATCCTTATCTTGCTATGTTTGTGTTAACAAGTTGTAGATAAAGATTTGGGGTTTGTGTTAGCCTGTTGTGGCTTGATATTCTGCATCTGTAGGATGATAATTAGGGTCTTCTTTTCTGAAGGTGTGTGTTTTATCCaattaccaaaaacttttaagcaGGCTTCTGCACCACAACTTATTGGAAGATCAGCTGCATCTCCTAGTGCCACAACTGCTACTTCCTTTGATAACACAACAACATCTCCACTACAATATGCCAATTCTCCTAGGTCAGGTACAAACATGATGAACACACCATCTCCTCAGCAACATACCCCTCAGCAGctgcagcagcaacaacaacagcagcagcagcagcagccaAGGCAGAAACTGATGCAACTAcctcagcatcagcagcagcagctcCTTGCACAGCAACAGCAACAGTTCAGGCAATCTGCAATGCAAGGACTGGGACAGGTGAGGAATAATACTACAATATATGAATTTGAAGTGGTTGCATCTTTTAGTTGATTCAATAAACAATACTGAATTGCTAGTTATGTTTACGCTTCCAGTGTTCCATCCAAAGTTGAGGCTGTTTATGGAAGTTTGGACATATAATTTCTTGCACTAGAACATGCTTAATGATATGTATGTTTGTAAATGAACTTTTACACCAACTTTGGTTCTatttaggataaaatttaaattttggagATCTGATGGGTTTTCAGGACTTAGTGGAGGTAAGAAAATCCTTGTATTGAAAATGGGTGAAACAAATGATGTAAACTATTTTGAGAacgaaaaggaaaaatcttctCCCTTGGTATCTGCCTCCGTCTTGTATCACACAATCTGTTCCAGAGCCTTGAATTTTGTCTTATGTTAATCTCTCCGAATGCTTTTCTTCTTAGGAAGTTCTGCACTAGCATTTGAGTAGGACTTATATAAGTCTGTGTTGAAATTGATAATGTTTGTTGCTAGATGATTTTCATTACTAACCATTTGACTGTCATATTTCTTATGCAGAACCAGCTGCC contains:
- the LOC126727546 gene encoding mediator of RNA polymerase II transcription subunit 8 isoform X2 yields the protein MEGVVVQNQIQPPPQQQQQQQQGQQQNQNQNQQQQQQQVERLNQAVQQQLNLDAVKTRAVSLYKAIARILDDFDAYARTNTTPKWQDILGQYSMVNLELFNIVDDIKKVSKAFVVHPKNVNAENSTILPVMLSSKLLPEMEVEDNSKREQLLLGMQNLPLSSQIEKLKARIDMIGAACESAEKMIADMRKAYMFGTRQGLTIAPTLDKGQAAKIQEQENLLRAAVNYGEGLRIPGDQRQITPALPSHLVDVITVGDGVQSFADASGMYSKNTPVSSNNISGQGTLLQASAPQLIGRSAASPSATTATSFDNTTTSPLQYANSPRSGTNMMNTPSPQQHTPQQLQQQQQQQQQQQPRQKLMQLPQHQQQQLLAQQQQQFRQSAMQGLGQNQLPQLHDLQGQAQQKFQSLHGQHQMQFSQSMGHQQFQGRQLPSGHVQHGIGQSQLNQGNQMNRHLSQFSSAANSALFNAAQATSNAQMIPNMSATMPSQSLLPRMQFGLSACCIIVHDSCS
- the LOC126727546 gene encoding mediator of RNA polymerase II transcription subunit 8 isoform X1 produces the protein MEGVVVQNQIQPPPQQQQQQQQGQQQNQNQNQQQQQQQVERLNQAVQQQLNLDAVKTRAVSLYKAIARILDDFDAYARTNTTPKWQDILGQYSMVNLELFNIVDDIKKVSKAFVVHPKNVNAENSTILPVMLSSKLLPEMEVEDNSKREQLLLGMQNLPLSSQIEKLKARIDMIGAACESAEKMIADMRKAYMFGTRQGLTIAPTLDKGQAAKIQEQENLLRAAVNYGEGLRIPGDQRQITPALPSHLVDVITVGDGVQSFADASGMYSKNTPVSSNNISGQGTLLQASAPQLIGRSAASPSATTATSFDNTTTSPLQYANSPRSGTNMMNTPSPQQHTPQQLQQQQQQQQQQQPRQKLMQLPQHQQQQLLAQQQQQFRQSAMQGLGQNQLPQLHDLQGQAQQKFQSLHGQHQMQFSQSMGHQQFQGRQLPSGHVQHGIGQSQLNQGNQMNRHLSQFSSAANSALFNAAQATSNAQMIPNMSATMPSQSLLPRMQFGLSGSNPQRSHASQILGDQMFNMGAANPSGMMPIQQQQQQQQHGSQSAFGNMPANAQNLQPGMVGLQNTSQNLPNYAQQRQQNPQ
- the LOC126727546 gene encoding mediator of RNA polymerase II transcription subunit 8 isoform X3, which gives rise to MQRILQVCTCLLNTILPVMLSSKLLPEMEVEDNSKREQLLLGMQNLPLSSQIEKLKARIDMIGAACESAEKMIADMRKAYMFGTRQGLTIAPTLDKGQAAKIQEQENLLRAAVNYGEGLRIPGDQRQITPALPSHLVDVITVGDGVQSFADASGMYSKNTPVSSNNISGQGTLLQASAPQLIGRSAASPSATTATSFDNTTTSPLQYANSPRSGTNMMNTPSPQQHTPQQLQQQQQQQQQQQPRQKLMQLPQHQQQQLLAQQQQQFRQSAMQGLGQNQLPQLHDLQGQAQQKFQSLHGQHQMQFSQSMGHQQFQGRQLPSGHVQHGIGQSQLNQGNQMNRHLSQFSSAANSALFNAAQATSNAQMIPNMSATMPSQSLLPRMQFGLSGSNPQRSHASQILGDQMFNMGAANPSGMMPIQQQQQQQQHGSQSAFGNMPANAQNLQPGMVGLQNTSQNLPNYAQQRQQNPQ